In Oryzias melastigma strain HK-1 linkage group LG18, ASM292280v2, whole genome shotgun sequence, one DNA window encodes the following:
- the mfsd8 gene encoding major facilitator superfamily domain-containing protein 8 — translation MSPPEPDDTTPLLRDDASRDGSQDGDYRSRWRSIRVMYFTMFLSSVGFTIVITSLWPYLQKVDSSADASFLGWMVAAYSLGQMVASPIFGWWSNHRPRREPLVCSIFINLAANIYYAYAYLPKTDNKYHMLMSRAFVGFGAGNVAVVRSYVAGATSLRERTGAMANMSACQALGFILGPALQAGLSVIGEDGVTVDVLKLQLNMYTTPALLAALFGLINILLVVLVLKEHRVDEDGKQIQSINYTSEDRVDIIEEEELSIDQVAVLISNILFFTVMFIFAVFETIATPLSMDMFSWTRKEAVLYNGIIMCAIGFESILVFLAVKVASQRFGDRPVLLAGFAVIFCGFIILLPWGNHYPQIQWADLKNNTLVSGISKAALASNNTFEPTGCPYEQTWCQYTPAIHLAQYISSDILIGVGYPACNVMSYTLYSKILGPKPQGVYMGWLTASGSGARTLGPIFVSHVYTLLGPRWAFSLICGMVLAAIVLLSSSYRKLIAFSVRHRRIIE, via the exons ATGTCCCCTCCTGAGCCGGACGATACCACTCCATTGCTGCGGGATGATGCAAGCAG AGATGGCTCTCAGGATGGGGACTACAGGAGCAGGTGGAGGTCCATCAGAGTCATGTACTTCACCATGTTCCTCAGCAGTGTTG GGTTCACCATTGTCATCACATCACTCTGGCCTTACTTACAAAAG GTGGACAGCAGTGCGGACGCCAGCTTTTTGGGATGGATGGTGGCGGCTTACAGTCTGGGGCAGATGGTGGCCTCGCCCATCTTTGGCTGGTGGTCTAATCACCGGCCGCGCAGAGAGCCGCTCGTCTGCTCCATCTTCATCAACCTGGCGGCAAACATCTACTACGCCTACGCGTACCTGCCTAAGACCGACAACAAGTACCACATGCTGATGTCCAGAGCCTTCGTGGGCTTCGGAGCAG gtAATGTTGCTGTGGTGCGGTCTTACGTTGCCGGAGCGACGTCCCTGAGGGAGAGGACTGGCGCCATGGCGAACATGAGCGCCTGCCAGGCTCTGGGTTTCATCCTCGGACCCG CTCTGCAGGCGGGCCTGTCCGTCATCGGTGAGGACGGCGTCACCGTGGACGTCTTAAAGCTGCAGCTCAACATGTACACAACTCCAGCATTACTGGCTGCTCTGTTCGGCCTCATCAACATCCTGCTTGTTGTCCTGGTGTTAAA AGAGCATCGAGTGGATGAAGATGGAAAACAGATCCAATCCATAAACTACACCTCTGAAG ACAGAGTTGATATTATTGAAGAAGAGGAGTTGAGCATCGACCAGGTGGCCGTGCTCATCTCTAACATCTTGTTCTTCACGGTCATGTTCATCTTCGCCGTGTTTGAAAC GATTGCCACTCCTTTATCCATGGACATGTTCTCCTGGACGAGGAAGGAGGCGGTGCTTTATAACGGCATCATCATGTGTGCCATCGGGTTTGAGTCCATCCTGGTGTTCCTGGCTGTAAAAGTAGCTTCTCAAAG GTTCGGGGATCGTCCTGTGTTGCTCGCTGGCTTTGCGGTGATATTTTGCGGCTTTATCATTTTGCTTCCATGGGGCAACCATTACCCCCAAATCCAGTGGGCAG ACCTGAAGAACAACACGCTGGTCAGTGGGATTTCAAAAGCCGCTTTAGCCTCCAACAACACATTTGAGCCCACAGGCTGCCCCTATGAGCAGACGTGGTGTCAGTATACTCCTGCTATCCACCTGGCTCAGTACATCTCCTCCGACATCCTGATCGGAGTGGGATACCCAGCATGCAACGTGATGTCCTACACGCTCTACTCCAAAATCCTTGGACCCAAACCTCAA GGGGTGTACATGGGCTGGCTGACCGCCTCGGGCAGTGGGGCTCGAACGCTCGGCCCCATCTTCGTCTCTCATGTCTACACCCTGCTGGGACCTCGCTGGGCCTTCAGCCTCATCTGCGGCATGGTGTTAGCAGCCATCGTCCTCCTCTCCTCAAGCTACCGCAAACTCATCGCCTTCTCCGTGCGCCACAGAAGGATCATCGAGTAA
- the LOC112156126 gene encoding tetratricopeptide repeat protein 31 isoform X3 has translation MQRIIKCGLLGIEYDENIDIDDYDDWAGSQNSFHGFSNSGRVVGGSHTGPPSFVYHPALHYGTSARSPSCPPFVKVQAKESDSERRARLLQEAKRNKEKAEKKRLKKQKQKQRKQMEKEKQNPAKDNEKKDEGEPSKSEEDKCVGDETQEEATSSDKQAAAKDTDSDSDNSEHESSDEDGDSKVDSEELDMTSSFVSKAALIAKRQLEQNPRSEKKKNPDKEKPKNAADKAAEGHKLQKEDCSSSFVDNVKISTELAILGNKFANLGDYSMAVKYFTDAIKYNPKEFKLFGNRSFCYEKLLEYDKALTDAELSLAISPGWVKGLFRKGRALAGLKRYEEAAQAFKGVLKLESSYAEAAQELMRVQMIQLMECGFTREQSSNALIIHGTVHKALEALSKLACNPEALRNGTPPPAQVANVNGVSPILSANRIHSPSAESQKTKRTDSGPNHDAPPLLQNQPTEAPRMKDKEQQQPPPGLFPVWVGNLTHPVPESAITKVFNKAGPVYSVKILQYKRCAFVNYTKQEHCQEAIQRLHGYVLNGMKIAVRYPDRIPAGMGISKSALKARDLHAENPGQGRHPAGDAKSLPPFRPPDRRGAT, from the exons ATGCAAAGAATTATTAAATGTGGCCTTTTGg GCATTGAATATGATGAAAATATAGATATTGATGATTATGACGACTGGGCAGGGAGTCAGAACAGTTTTCATGGGTTCTCGAATAGTGGTAGAGTTGTAGGGGGGAGTCATACCGGGCCGCCTAGCTTTGTTTATCATCCTGCTCTGCATTATGGCACTTCTGCTCGAAGCCCTTCCTGTCCACCCTTTGTGAAAGTTCAGGCAAAGGAGAGC GATTCTGAACGGAGAGCCAGACTACTACAAGAggctaaaagaaacaaagaaaaggcTGAGAAGAAGCGTCTTAAGAAACAG aaacaaaagcaaagaaaacaaatggagAAGGAGAAGCAAAATCCCGCCAAAGATAATGAG aaaaaagatgaagggGAGCCCTCAAAGTCAGAGGAGGACAAATGCGTTGGTGATGAAACGCAGGAAGAGGCCACCTCCAGCGATAAACAGGCTGCAGCGAAAGATACGGATAGTGACAGCGACAACAGCGAACACGAATCTAGCGATGAAGACGGCGACTCTAAAGTTGACTCTGAG GAATTAGATATGACGAGTTCTTTTGTGAGCAAAGCGGCGTTAATAGCAAAACGCCAATTGGAGCAGAATCCCAGAtctgagaagaagaagaatccggACAAAGAGAAGcctaaaaatgctgcagataaGGCAGCTGAGGGGCACAAGCTTCAAAAGGAG GACTGTAGCTCCAGCTTTGTAGACAACGTTAAAATAAGCACCGAGCTTGCAA TTTTAGGAAATAAGTTTGCCAATCTCGGAGACTACAGTATGGCGGTTAAGTATTTTACAGATGCAATCAAGTACAATCCTAAAGAGTTCAA GCTCTTTGGGAACCGGTCGTTCTGTTATGAGAAGCTGCTAGAATACGATAAAGCTCTGACCGATGCGGAGCTGTCCCTCGCCATCAGTCCGGGCTGGGTTAAAGGCTTGTTTAGGAAAGGCCGAGCTTTGGCAGGACTTAAG AGGTATGAAGAAGCTGCTCAGGCCTTCAAGGGTGTTCTCAAACTAGAAAGTTCATATGCAGAAGCGGCCCAGGAGCTTATGCGTGTGCAGATGATACAACTAATG GAATGTGGTTTTACTCGGGAGCAGAGCTCGAATGCTTTAATTATTCACGGGACAGTGCATAAAGCCTTAGAAGCCCTGTCCAAACTAGCCTGTAATCCCG AAGCTCTTCGTAACGGGACTCCCCCACCAGCTCAAGTAGCCAATGTCAACGGAGTTTCTCCAATCCTGTCAGCCAATAGAATTCACTCACCTTCAGCTGAGTCTCAAAAAACCAAACGGACGGATTCGGGCCCCAACCATGATGCACCTCCTCTTCTCCAGAATCAACCAACTGAAGCTCCACGTATGAAGGATAAGGAACAACAACAACCCCCTCC AGGGCTGTTTCCAGTCTGGGTAGGAAACCTGACTCACCCGGTACCTGAGTCTGCCATCACCAAAGTGTTTAACAA GGCTGGACCCGTCTATAGTGTGAAGATTCTGCAGTACAAACGCTGTGCCTTTGTCAACTACACCAAACAAGAGCATTGTCAAGAAGCAATCCAACGCTTGCAT GGTTATGTGCTGAATGGCATGAAGATTGCGGTGAGATACCCGGACAGGATTCCTGCAGGAATGGGGATTTCCAAATCTGCCCTCAAAGCTAGAGACCTGCATGCGGAGAACCCCGg ACAAGGGAGGCACCCCGCTGGAGACGCCAAGTCCCTTCCTCCTTTCAGACCTCCGGACCGCCGCGGCGCCAcctaa
- the LOC112156126 gene encoding tetratricopeptide repeat protein 31 isoform X1 — MQVFTEETDVPDVHVMRSVLGLFDRRPHMQRIIKCGLLGIEYDENIDIDDYDDWAGSQNSFHGFSNSGRVVGGSHTGPPSFVYHPALHYGTSARSPSCPPFVKVQAKESDSERRARLLQEAKRNKEKAEKKRLKKQKQKQRKQMEKEKQNPAKDNEKKDEGEPSKSEEDKCVGDETQEEATSSDKQAAAKDTDSDSDNSEHESSDEDGDSKVDSEELDMTSSFVSKAALIAKRQLEQNPRSEKKKNPDKEKPKNAADKAAEGHKLQKEDCSSSFVDNVKISTELAILGNKFANLGDYSMAVKYFTDAIKYNPKEFKLFGNRSFCYEKLLEYDKALTDAELSLAISPGWVKGLFRKGRALAGLKRYEEAAQAFKGVLKLESSYAEAAQELMRVQMIQLMECGFTREQSSNALIIHGTVHKALEALSKLACNPEALRNGTPPPAQVANVNGVSPILSANRIHSPSAESQKTKRTDSGPNHDAPPLLQNQPTEAPRMKDKEQQQPPPGLFPVWVGNLTHPVPESAITKVFNKAGPVYSVKILQYKRCAFVNYTKQEHCQEAIQRLHGYVLNGMKIAVRYPDRIPAGMGISKSALKARDLHAENPGQGRHPAGDAKSLPPFRPPDRRGAT; from the exons ATGCAGGTATTTACAGAAGAAACGG ACGTCCCAGATGTCCATGTGATG CGCAGCGTTTTGGGCTTGTTTGACAGGCGTCCTCACATGCAAAGAATTATTAAATGTGGCCTTTTGg GCATTGAATATGATGAAAATATAGATATTGATGATTATGACGACTGGGCAGGGAGTCAGAACAGTTTTCATGGGTTCTCGAATAGTGGTAGAGTTGTAGGGGGGAGTCATACCGGGCCGCCTAGCTTTGTTTATCATCCTGCTCTGCATTATGGCACTTCTGCTCGAAGCCCTTCCTGTCCACCCTTTGTGAAAGTTCAGGCAAAGGAGAGC GATTCTGAACGGAGAGCCAGACTACTACAAGAggctaaaagaaacaaagaaaaggcTGAGAAGAAGCGTCTTAAGAAACAG aaacaaaagcaaagaaaacaaatggagAAGGAGAAGCAAAATCCCGCCAAAGATAATGAG aaaaaagatgaagggGAGCCCTCAAAGTCAGAGGAGGACAAATGCGTTGGTGATGAAACGCAGGAAGAGGCCACCTCCAGCGATAAACAGGCTGCAGCGAAAGATACGGATAGTGACAGCGACAACAGCGAACACGAATCTAGCGATGAAGACGGCGACTCTAAAGTTGACTCTGAG GAATTAGATATGACGAGTTCTTTTGTGAGCAAAGCGGCGTTAATAGCAAAACGCCAATTGGAGCAGAATCCCAGAtctgagaagaagaagaatccggACAAAGAGAAGcctaaaaatgctgcagataaGGCAGCTGAGGGGCACAAGCTTCAAAAGGAG GACTGTAGCTCCAGCTTTGTAGACAACGTTAAAATAAGCACCGAGCTTGCAA TTTTAGGAAATAAGTTTGCCAATCTCGGAGACTACAGTATGGCGGTTAAGTATTTTACAGATGCAATCAAGTACAATCCTAAAGAGTTCAA GCTCTTTGGGAACCGGTCGTTCTGTTATGAGAAGCTGCTAGAATACGATAAAGCTCTGACCGATGCGGAGCTGTCCCTCGCCATCAGTCCGGGCTGGGTTAAAGGCTTGTTTAGGAAAGGCCGAGCTTTGGCAGGACTTAAG AGGTATGAAGAAGCTGCTCAGGCCTTCAAGGGTGTTCTCAAACTAGAAAGTTCATATGCAGAAGCGGCCCAGGAGCTTATGCGTGTGCAGATGATACAACTAATG GAATGTGGTTTTACTCGGGAGCAGAGCTCGAATGCTTTAATTATTCACGGGACAGTGCATAAAGCCTTAGAAGCCCTGTCCAAACTAGCCTGTAATCCCG AAGCTCTTCGTAACGGGACTCCCCCACCAGCTCAAGTAGCCAATGTCAACGGAGTTTCTCCAATCCTGTCAGCCAATAGAATTCACTCACCTTCAGCTGAGTCTCAAAAAACCAAACGGACGGATTCGGGCCCCAACCATGATGCACCTCCTCTTCTCCAGAATCAACCAACTGAAGCTCCACGTATGAAGGATAAGGAACAACAACAACCCCCTCC AGGGCTGTTTCCAGTCTGGGTAGGAAACCTGACTCACCCGGTACCTGAGTCTGCCATCACCAAAGTGTTTAACAA GGCTGGACCCGTCTATAGTGTGAAGATTCTGCAGTACAAACGCTGTGCCTTTGTCAACTACACCAAACAAGAGCATTGTCAAGAAGCAATCCAACGCTTGCAT GGTTATGTGCTGAATGGCATGAAGATTGCGGTGAGATACCCGGACAGGATTCCTGCAGGAATGGGGATTTCCAAATCTGCCCTCAAAGCTAGAGACCTGCATGCGGAGAACCCCGg ACAAGGGAGGCACCCCGCTGGAGACGCCAAGTCCCTTCCTCCTTTCAGACCTCCGGACCGCCGCGGCGCCAcctaa
- the LOC112156126 gene encoding tetratricopeptide repeat protein 31 isoform X2, whose translation MRSVLGLFDRRPHMQRIIKCGLLGIEYDENIDIDDYDDWAGSQNSFHGFSNSGRVVGGSHTGPPSFVYHPALHYGTSARSPSCPPFVKVQAKESDSERRARLLQEAKRNKEKAEKKRLKKQKQKQRKQMEKEKQNPAKDNEKKDEGEPSKSEEDKCVGDETQEEATSSDKQAAAKDTDSDSDNSEHESSDEDGDSKVDSEELDMTSSFVSKAALIAKRQLEQNPRSEKKKNPDKEKPKNAADKAAEGHKLQKEDCSSSFVDNVKISTELAILGNKFANLGDYSMAVKYFTDAIKYNPKEFKLFGNRSFCYEKLLEYDKALTDAELSLAISPGWVKGLFRKGRALAGLKRYEEAAQAFKGVLKLESSYAEAAQELMRVQMIQLMECGFTREQSSNALIIHGTVHKALEALSKLACNPEALRNGTPPPAQVANVNGVSPILSANRIHSPSAESQKTKRTDSGPNHDAPPLLQNQPTEAPRMKDKEQQQPPPGLFPVWVGNLTHPVPESAITKVFNKAGPVYSVKILQYKRCAFVNYTKQEHCQEAIQRLHGYVLNGMKIAVRYPDRIPAGMGISKSALKARDLHAENPGQGRHPAGDAKSLPPFRPPDRRGAT comes from the exons ATG CGCAGCGTTTTGGGCTTGTTTGACAGGCGTCCTCACATGCAAAGAATTATTAAATGTGGCCTTTTGg GCATTGAATATGATGAAAATATAGATATTGATGATTATGACGACTGGGCAGGGAGTCAGAACAGTTTTCATGGGTTCTCGAATAGTGGTAGAGTTGTAGGGGGGAGTCATACCGGGCCGCCTAGCTTTGTTTATCATCCTGCTCTGCATTATGGCACTTCTGCTCGAAGCCCTTCCTGTCCACCCTTTGTGAAAGTTCAGGCAAAGGAGAGC GATTCTGAACGGAGAGCCAGACTACTACAAGAggctaaaagaaacaaagaaaaggcTGAGAAGAAGCGTCTTAAGAAACAG aaacaaaagcaaagaaaacaaatggagAAGGAGAAGCAAAATCCCGCCAAAGATAATGAG aaaaaagatgaagggGAGCCCTCAAAGTCAGAGGAGGACAAATGCGTTGGTGATGAAACGCAGGAAGAGGCCACCTCCAGCGATAAACAGGCTGCAGCGAAAGATACGGATAGTGACAGCGACAACAGCGAACACGAATCTAGCGATGAAGACGGCGACTCTAAAGTTGACTCTGAG GAATTAGATATGACGAGTTCTTTTGTGAGCAAAGCGGCGTTAATAGCAAAACGCCAATTGGAGCAGAATCCCAGAtctgagaagaagaagaatccggACAAAGAGAAGcctaaaaatgctgcagataaGGCAGCTGAGGGGCACAAGCTTCAAAAGGAG GACTGTAGCTCCAGCTTTGTAGACAACGTTAAAATAAGCACCGAGCTTGCAA TTTTAGGAAATAAGTTTGCCAATCTCGGAGACTACAGTATGGCGGTTAAGTATTTTACAGATGCAATCAAGTACAATCCTAAAGAGTTCAA GCTCTTTGGGAACCGGTCGTTCTGTTATGAGAAGCTGCTAGAATACGATAAAGCTCTGACCGATGCGGAGCTGTCCCTCGCCATCAGTCCGGGCTGGGTTAAAGGCTTGTTTAGGAAAGGCCGAGCTTTGGCAGGACTTAAG AGGTATGAAGAAGCTGCTCAGGCCTTCAAGGGTGTTCTCAAACTAGAAAGTTCATATGCAGAAGCGGCCCAGGAGCTTATGCGTGTGCAGATGATACAACTAATG GAATGTGGTTTTACTCGGGAGCAGAGCTCGAATGCTTTAATTATTCACGGGACAGTGCATAAAGCCTTAGAAGCCCTGTCCAAACTAGCCTGTAATCCCG AAGCTCTTCGTAACGGGACTCCCCCACCAGCTCAAGTAGCCAATGTCAACGGAGTTTCTCCAATCCTGTCAGCCAATAGAATTCACTCACCTTCAGCTGAGTCTCAAAAAACCAAACGGACGGATTCGGGCCCCAACCATGATGCACCTCCTCTTCTCCAGAATCAACCAACTGAAGCTCCACGTATGAAGGATAAGGAACAACAACAACCCCCTCC AGGGCTGTTTCCAGTCTGGGTAGGAAACCTGACTCACCCGGTACCTGAGTCTGCCATCACCAAAGTGTTTAACAA GGCTGGACCCGTCTATAGTGTGAAGATTCTGCAGTACAAACGCTGTGCCTTTGTCAACTACACCAAACAAGAGCATTGTCAAGAAGCAATCCAACGCTTGCAT GGTTATGTGCTGAATGGCATGAAGATTGCGGTGAGATACCCGGACAGGATTCCTGCAGGAATGGGGATTTCCAAATCTGCCCTCAAAGCTAGAGACCTGCATGCGGAGAACCCCGg ACAAGGGAGGCACCCCGCTGGAGACGCCAAGTCCCTTCCTCCTTTCAGACCTCCGGACCGCCGCGGCGCCAcctaa